The following nucleotide sequence is from Penaeus vannamei isolate JL-2024 chromosome 10, ASM4276789v1, whole genome shotgun sequence.
cattcgaaaccggtcaaatgcatctctttgattgcgaagatattcattcttattctttcctttcataCATTTGTCAGCACGAATACGGGTTTTCGCTGATCTTTGCGTAACTTCATTTGGTTCCCTAAGTTCCTCCTCCAACttggttctcttttctctctggtttctttgtgtttgtactCAACCATATCCAtcaaacaattattattatttctataatcattattattgttattgatgttattattttcattattatagttgtgaTCAATgtaaattttgttgttattgtttttattataattattattactattgttgctgttgttattgttgttgttggtggtggtggtgttcttattattattatcattattgtcattattattttttattatcattattacctatattaccatcattattatcactatcatctttatcatcattactattatcattattgatattattgttatcattatcatcatcatcaatttaattattataattattaatgattattaattatgataataccaatgttatgataatgatatcattattattattattttcattgttattactagcattatcatattattgtttttattattatctttatcatcattattatcagtatcattaccatcatcatcattattattttaattattgtcatcatcatcattatcatcatcaccattatcatcatcatcatcatcatcatcatcatcatcatcatcttttacaatgaaaataatattcaagAACACCTGTTAGAATTTCAtattatgtaatacatacatacataagtacgtatgtacattataatacacacatacataaagtatgtatacatacatacatacatatatgtatacatacatacacacacacacacacacacacacacacacacacacacacacacacacacacacacacacacacacacacacacacacacacacacacacacacacacacgcgcacacacacacacacacacacacacacacacacacacacacacacacacacacacacacacacacacacacacacacacacacacacacacacacacacacacacacacacacacacacacacacacacacacacacacatacacacacacgttatatatatatatatatatatatatatatatatatatatatatatatatatatatatatatatatatatatatacacacacatgtacatatgttgaTTTTGAAAGTACTTTTATACCCTACGAGCACATTTTGTTACCCAACAGCACATTAATCTTAAGATTTGTATAACTCAATATATAACAAATTTAATCTCCAAACAGACATAGAAATTACATGTTTATCTCCAGCAACCATTTCGTGAGTAAATGTTTGACGATGGAAACCACTAGaataattgtgatttttttcaccTTAGGTTTTATTCCTTCATAACTACTCTGTGTACAATGTATCATGGTTAGTGTAAATAATAGATCACTTCATAATAGTTCACAAAAGGCACTATGATCAAAGTCCTTCAGTATAGTACAATCTATTTAAGTTATCCCTGGTTATACCTTTTCATGTTGGGTGTTTCAGGAAAGTTTCGTGACTTCAGACTTTCAGAATAAGCGCTGTGGTTCAAGGCTTTCAGGAATAGGCTGACCTAGAATTTTCAGAATAGGATGACGTAGGACTTTCCGGGAAATATTGTGAACTGGGACCTTTCAGAAAATAGGATAGCATTGGACTTTCAGGATAATCTGGTGAACTAGGACCTTCAAGATAATAGGATAACTTGGGACTTTCAGGGAAATAAGATGACCTGGGGGTTTCAGGGAAGTAGGGCGGCCTAGGATCTTCAAGAGAGTGTGCTGACCTTGGTCTTTCAGGAAAATGGCGCCGAGGGTCATGTGGTGACCCGGGATACGCTGACCTCTCATCTCGGCCATGCTGTTCATACGCCTCATGGGACGCGGGCCTGGCGAATCCCGCGTCCGAAGCAGACCTTTGATATCCCTCTCTTGGCCCTCTCGAGCCCCCTCTCGGTGCCGGACCCTCCTCCTCATAGTCATACCCAGGAGTATACCCCGTCCTGGTATACCCATCATCCGAACTCCCTCTTGGGTATTGGTAATCCTGCCCATAATCCTGCCAGTAATCCGGCTCACTGCGATGGCGTCCATCATAATCCCGAGGAGGTATGTTGGGCTTCCCATAATCCGGCAGGGGGACGCTCGGCCTTCCGTAATCCGGCAAGGGCACGCCCGGCCTTCCGTAATCCGGCAGGGGGACGTTCGGGCGCCCATAATCCGGCAGGGGAATGGGCACGGGACGAAGGGCCCTGgctggaagggaagggtggatgagACAGGGTTTCTCTCCCATACGAACACACGCGTGGATGTACGTAAATCTAGAGCATTCAGAGAAGAAAATTACGTTCTTTTAATTACCTTGATGTGTATGTTGCATTCCTGTGAACATTTTTATAAagacgatgatattgatgatgatgaaaattattatcaactattactattaccgtcattattattatagttgttagtATTGGTGgttattttgttgttactattatcattatattttatcttttcgaCAATAATGATTGATTGGACGATCAATTTATGCATCCAGTGGACAACAAACAAATTTACAAATAAGTATAAAAGGtgcatgataacgataaaagtggtaataatgattattagaattattgtttttttcatcattgtagatatcattattattattattattattattattattattattattatcattattattattattattattattgttattgtcattatcattcttattgttgttgttgttgttcttactgctattattattatcattattgttattatcattatcattattactattatcattattattatcatcatcattattattgttattattatcattatcattattattatcattatcattattatcaatattattattattatcaccatcattatcaccatcatcatcatcatcatcatcatcataatcttcattactattatcattattattattcctattattattcctattattattactattttcattattaccattattactccttccattagtattattactgttttatcatccatattacaatcattgttatcatcatcattatcattattcttattatgtttatcattattcttctcatcaacatcattattcattctaacaatagtaaaatgattGGATATTGATATACCCAggaaattactattattttttgcaATGAATAAAGTTTAACACGATTTAGTGgcaataattgttataacaaGTTTACTGTTGTTAATTTGAGAAAAGCAAACTGCATGCACGTCAGACGATACAAGtggatattttttaatgtttaattGCCATAAATTCCTGAATTCATAATTTCGAAAGTTGCAGAGCAAATGATTGTGTAAAGATATTTTCGAACGTATATTGTGCAGCAGACTTTTCTCCTGATAGAAATACAAAACTCTTTTAGattacatttgttttttgttttcttcctgtacagcgtaaaaagaaaggaagaaatgaaaaaaaaactaggcacaaatatcattatgaataagtCATCCTTTGAAAAGTCGTCGTTTTCTATGCACAAGGGGATCGTCGTTTTCTATGCGGGTTGCGAAACCCACAGCTACAATATTTCTCATTAGAATAAAGGAAATTATACAAtaaagattaataacaataaatactaaGGGATATGTAATTCACTGACATTCTCTTAATTTCCAACACAAATATCATGATCAGAGAGCAAGGGCTAAGGTATCCAGcagcaaatgaatatatacaaagaaTAGTCCACAGGAGAATATTTTGACCGGTATAAATAATTTGTCGGTTATATATCAAAGAAATGTGGCATAGACGAAATTAGAGCGTACAAGCATGTATATGCAGGATGTcaacataaactctctctctctctctctccctacctctctctttctctctcacacattctcctttccctatatctgtctctccatctttctctctctctctccctcagcaatgacgttctctctctctctctctctctctctctcctctctctctctcactctctctctctctctctctctctctctctctctctctctctctctctctctctctctctctctctctctctctctctctctctctctctcttataatatatatattatatatatatatatatatatatatatatataatatacatatatatatcatctccctcctttcattttccctcgGCATAAcgcccccccgtctctctctttccttctccctctccctccaagcgTGTGTTTTATTTTGCATTCTCAACATCATCTACCCAttcttaaaaatacatatacaatgtaaCGCTTCGGTGTAATTTTGCCGTTTTCAGCGCAATAAAATGCACATATCAAAGATCTTTACAAAACGGTGTACAGAATGGCTTATTGGTATAAGCTACTAAGCCTTAATAAGCCATATGAGCCATTTAGCATAAGCAAATAATCCTCATAACAAATGTGTCAAATCTAGTGAAAATTATAAAATTGTTATTGGAGCATTTattaagagaaatagaaaacaaatatatcaatTTTCCGCATTTTGGAGAAATATTTGATGCATTAGATTCCAGCAAAGAAAAATCATATTGCTTAGCACTTAACTGTAAAATATCTGCAAGAATATGCATTAATGAGTTGTTTGAATTTTATGCATAAATTATTTTGTTTACACTCGAGTGAGTGTGTTGGTAAAAGTCTTCTGTTTACtcatttttgcatttgttttccccgtttgtttattttttcatgttttcttctttatttttctcttccttttatttatcctcTTATATGTGAGTTACATTGCAGTATTGTCTTACTGTGTGTGAAGTAAGATtgacctctgtctgtctatctgtctgtctgtgggcgtgtgtctctctgtgtgtctccccctctctctctgtctatctatccccacctctctctctacctcttccctctttctttcacccggactcactgactctctctctctcattccctccctttctctctctctctctttctctttctctcactctcttcttctttctctcactcctccttcctccctctccctccctccctcctctctcctctctctctctctctctctctctctctctctctctctctctctctctctctctttctcctctctctcttctctttctctctctctctctctctctctctccctctctctctctctctctctctctctctctctctctctctctctctctctctctctctctctctctctctctctttctctccctcctttaccgtcttttttttatctctcgttctttcgtctTCGTTCTCTCTAGAAAAGCGGACTTTCCGGTGTCATTTTCTTAGACAAATCCTCATGAACTATTTTCTCCATGTTCCAAGGACAAACAGAACAATATTTCATAATGTTTCGGCTCATCACGACAGAGGTAAACACACGACCAAGtaggaccttttttttttttttttttcacactatctctctccctgccatctctctctctctctctctctctct
It contains:
- the LOC113813200 gene encoding 104 kDa microneme/rhoptry antigen, which translates into the protein MGDSKKTRALRPVPIPLPDYGRPNVPLPDYGRPGVPLPDYGRPSVPLPDYGKPNIPPRDYDGRHRSEPDYWQDYGQDYQYPRGSSDDGYTRTGYTPGYDYEEEGPAPRGGSRGPREGYQRSASDAGFARPASHEAYEQHGRDERSAYPGSPHDPRRHFPERPRSAHSLEDPRPPYFPETPRSSYFPESPKLSYYLEGPSSPDYPESPMLSYFLKGPSSQYFPESPTSSYSENSRSAYS